The Brachyhypopomus gauderio isolate BG-103 chromosome 7, BGAUD_0.2, whole genome shotgun sequence genome has a window encoding:
- the LOC143519162 gene encoding ret finger protein-like 3 isoform X1: MWFVYLMCARAVSCARRCLKSTRLCSTRYMFLVRYCAISVLTIKVTSTARIRCLVLRSPRIVTIMVPLFQSLETMNQFYSNVEKRMKVDGMRMNALENSVTKILQQNEKLLPQPWEFPEAITFDLDNKHKDLIISEDKYQVSLRSIPKKLLKDSKRTRAKSANILASQCFSTGRHYWEVDVAGSLNWSVGVVEKDWLKNGMGRLLGRDKRSWVLESDEGNLTVLHHNDISTVSEASVQRLGVFVDCDKGRVKFSHREADTCVPCEVQE, encoded by the exons atgtggtttgtctatttaatgtgcgctcgcgcagtgtcctgtgctcgtcgttgtctaaagtctacacgtctcTGTAGTACACGTtatatgtttctcgtgcgctattgcgcaatctccgTGTTaacaataaaagtgacgtctacaGCAAGGATccggtgtctcgtccttcgctcacCCCGTATCGTCACAATTATGGTACCATTATTTCAAAG CCTTGAGACTATGAACCAATTTTACTCAAACGTGGAAAAAAGGATGAAGGTGGATGGGATGAGGATGAACGCCCTGGAAAACTCTGTCACAAAGATCCTCCAGCAGAATGAGAAACTGCTGCCTCAGCCTTGGGAAT tCCCTGAGGCCATTACCTTTGATCTGGATAACAAACACAAGGATCTGATCATCTCAGAGGACAAATACCAGGTTTCTCTTCGCAGCATCCCAAAGAAGCTTTTAAAGGATTCCAAGCGTACCAGAGCAAAATCAGCCAACATCCTGGCATCTCAGTGCTTCAGTACAGGACGGCACTACTGGGAGGTAGATGTCGCTGGCAGCCTGAACTGGTCAGTTGGTGTCGTGGAGAAAGACTGGCTTAAAAATGGAATGGGACGTCTTCTAGGCAGAGACAAGAGATCATGGGTTCTGGAATCCGATGAGGGAAATCTGACAGTGCTCCACCACAACGACATTAGCACTGTCAGTGAGGCCAGTGTGCAGAggctgggtgtgtttgtggacTGTGATAAGGGCAGGGTTAAGTTCTCTCACAGGGAAGCAGATACATGTGTTCCTTGCGAGGTTCAAGAGTGA
- the LOC143519161 gene encoding tripartite motif-containing protein 14-like: protein MSPHSSSLISIRSRTPSDKCDAYRHVSTIILYCVNCNETLCDHCLINGSHRDHKYETLQDAVKNRLEKIKVESTKLASNVEKFQDIKARVSVAEQELEAKYDRIKRNITEKYTELYTILEKNQQNAFQLLEAEKESLEDCLSRITEAGDTYQQTSLAMQENIKMLRMRKKIESAASLLVGIKELEMSLENMEEYYSTLNEHVKSNGSRLRAMQESVKRIFNKNKEILPRPWQFSAAITFDQDNKHKELTVSEDKTQVSLRGLSTKHTKDTRALSANILASQRFRKGQHYWEVDVTGSKNWSVGVVLHDKSKNGVNRQLGKDKRSWVLESDEGELTALHDNDVRRVKEASVQRLGVFVDCDKGRLNFYDVITGNKLHMFVTRFKGSVCPAFGLGAQANSIAQLLIYSLTPRGVHYNSAGEESVDSGTYDMQDGERIEVASL, encoded by the exons ATGAGTCCGCACTCTTCTTCACTAATTTCCATTAGGTCGCGAACACCCTCAGACAAATGCGACGCATACAGACATGTAAGCACGATAATCCTCTACTGCGTAAACTGCAACGAGACATTGTGCGACCACTGCCTGATTAACGGCAGTCACCGGGATCACAAATATGAAACTTTGCAGGATGCTGTCAAAAATCGATTG GAAAAAATTAAAGTCGAGTCAACGAAGCTGGCATCTAACGTGGAGAAATTTCAAGATATTAAAGCTCGCGTTTCAGTAGCTGAACAAGAACTAGAG GCGAAGTATGATAGAATTAAAAGAAACATCACTGAAAAATACACGGAACTCTATACAATATTGGAGAAGAACCAGCAGAATGCTTTCCAGTTACTGGAGGCTGAGAAAGAATCTTTGGAAGATTGTCTGTCCCGCATCACCGAGGCTGGAGACACGTATCAGCAGACATCGTTGGCCATGCAGGAAAATATCAAGATGCTCAGGATGAGGAAGAAGATAGAAAGTGCGGCCAGTCTGCTG GTTGGAATCAAAGAACTGGAGATGAG CCTGGAGAATATGGAGGAATATTATTCCACACTCAATGAACATGTGAAGTCGAATGGCTCAAGGCTAAGAGCAATGCAGGAATCTGTCAAAAGAATCTTCAACAAGAACAAAGAGATTCTCCCTCGCCCATGGCAAT TCTCAGCAGCCATCACCTTTGATCAGGATAACAAACACAAGGAACTGACAGTCTCAGAGGACAAAACCCAGGTTTCTCTTCGCGGGTTGTCGACCAAGCACACAAAGGATACCAGAGCACTATCGGCCAACATCCTGGCATCACAAAGGTTCAGAAAAGGGCAGCACTACTGGGAAGTGGACGTAACTGGCAGCAAGAACTGGTCTGTCGGCGTTGTTTTGCACGATAAGAGTAAAAACGGAGTCAACCGTCAACTGGGAAAGGATAAAAGATCCTGGGTGTTGGAATCAGATGAAGGAGAATTGACCGCTCTTCACGACAACGATGTACGCAGGGTGAAAGAGGCGAGTGTGCAGAggctgggtgtgtttgtggacTGTGATAAGGGCAGGCTGAATTTCTATGATGTCATAACAGGcaacaaattgcacatgttCGTTACCCGGTTTAAGGGGTCGGTGTGCCCTGCCTTTGGGCTTGGGGCCCAGGCAAACAGCATTGCACAACTGCTGATCTATAGTCTGACTCCGAGAGGTGTGCATTATAACAGCGCAGGAGAAGAGTCAGTAGACTCTGGGACGTATGACATGCAGGACGGGGAGCGTATAGAAGTTGCAAGTCTATAG
- the LOC143519162 gene encoding ret finger protein-like 3 isoform X2, which produces MNQFYSNVEKRMKVDGMRMNALENSVTKILQQNEKLLPQPWEFPEAITFDLDNKHKDLIISEDKYQVSLRSIPKKLLKDSKRTRAKSANILASQCFSTGRHYWEVDVAGSLNWSVGVVEKDWLKNGMGRLLGRDKRSWVLESDEGNLTVLHHNDISTVSEASVQRLGVFVDCDKGRVKFSHREADTCVPCEVQE; this is translated from the exons ATGAACCAATTTTACTCAAACGTGGAAAAAAGGATGAAGGTGGATGGGATGAGGATGAACGCCCTGGAAAACTCTGTCACAAAGATCCTCCAGCAGAATGAGAAACTGCTGCCTCAGCCTTGGGAAT tCCCTGAGGCCATTACCTTTGATCTGGATAACAAACACAAGGATCTGATCATCTCAGAGGACAAATACCAGGTTTCTCTTCGCAGCATCCCAAAGAAGCTTTTAAAGGATTCCAAGCGTACCAGAGCAAAATCAGCCAACATCCTGGCATCTCAGTGCTTCAGTACAGGACGGCACTACTGGGAGGTAGATGTCGCTGGCAGCCTGAACTGGTCAGTTGGTGTCGTGGAGAAAGACTGGCTTAAAAATGGAATGGGACGTCTTCTAGGCAGAGACAAGAGATCATGGGTTCTGGAATCCGATGAGGGAAATCTGACAGTGCTCCACCACAACGACATTAGCACTGTCAGTGAGGCCAGTGTGCAGAggctgggtgtgtttgtggacTGTGATAAGGGCAGGGTTAAGTTCTCTCACAGGGAAGCAGATACATGTGTTCCTTGCGAGGTTCAAGAGTGA